A single Silvibacterium dinghuense DNA region contains:
- a CDS encoding TonB-dependent receptor, translating to MSVFVRRLSTCGFLALFLSPSWFPTLQAQKFGELHGTVVDPLGAAVADAAVSLVENEHVIASTRSDRTGAYHFAIPAAGRYSIRAAAPSFQAAGSQSVYLSASGDGELNVTLATPTLTQQVTVTSTGAPTPEAQTGTSVTVMPSEDFRYAAEVQDPLRLVPGLQMTQTGEMGGTTALYIRGGASDANKVLIDGIPADAIGGAVEFANLASTGIQSIEVLREPNSALYGSDALAGVVSLTTPCGSTELPYITYAGEAGNFRTYRNNVTAGMAYKHFDLYSAFARIDTDNNIPNSEFHNATYAGNFGWTPNRANDLRFTVRHVIVSGGQPNAIALYGIPDDGQQKEQDNYYGVTWNNQATDKWHNMVRYGGLRLNSEYNDFGATGIYDPEIGYWLGAPVTITGANGYSVHGQAIFQYSDTYSQYLSPSSRDFVYAQSDYSVTPHFLALGAFKYEHEYGAAGYTGETPSTISRDNYSYTLQLSGDVRNRLFWNLGTGLEDNGLFGFAATPRASLAYYLVRPSDRSFFNGTKLHASFGKGIKEPSVYDQTNSLYGLLEPLSDGAQLISQYHVTPLGAEDSRTYDAGVDQQIFKGRGLLGVTYFHNAFTNGVEYVPQAGLIELGIPAADLPPFEYGGAYINSLAYRAQGAEVELQYQLGTHLFTRGGYTYTDAVVQHSFSSDNLSPSYNTASSFSNVPIGADSPLVGARPFRIAPHTGYFALNYTQKKFYATLSGTLVGRRDDSDFLYDANFGTSLLLPNRNLLGAYQRLELGGGYQVSHRVNVYTNIQNLLSEHYFEAFGYPALPLTFRSGVQFNFGGSSWSLK from the coding sequence ATGTCTGTTTTTGTACGTCGATTGTCTACCTGTGGCTTTCTCGCACTTTTCCTGTCTCCGTCATGGTTCCCCACTCTGCAGGCGCAGAAGTTCGGTGAGCTTCATGGCACGGTGGTCGATCCGCTGGGCGCGGCGGTTGCCGATGCCGCGGTGAGTCTCGTCGAGAATGAGCATGTGATCGCCAGCACGCGCAGTGACCGCACCGGCGCGTACCATTTCGCAATCCCGGCTGCGGGGCGTTATAGCATTCGCGCCGCTGCTCCATCCTTTCAGGCTGCCGGCAGTCAGAGCGTATATCTCTCCGCGTCCGGAGACGGCGAGCTGAACGTTACGCTCGCCACGCCCACGCTCACGCAGCAGGTGACGGTTACTTCGACGGGTGCTCCGACGCCGGAAGCGCAGACCGGAACCTCGGTGACGGTGATGCCGTCCGAGGACTTTCGCTATGCTGCCGAGGTGCAGGACCCGCTTCGCCTGGTGCCAGGACTGCAGATGACGCAGACCGGCGAGATGGGCGGCACGACTGCGCTGTACATCCGCGGCGGCGCATCGGATGCGAACAAGGTGCTGATCGACGGCATCCCGGCCGATGCTATCGGTGGAGCGGTGGAGTTTGCCAACCTCGCGAGCACGGGCATCCAGTCGATCGAAGTGCTGCGCGAACCGAACAGTGCGCTCTATGGCTCCGATGCGCTGGCCGGTGTCGTCAGTCTTACCACGCCGTGCGGATCGACGGAGCTACCCTACATCACCTATGCCGGCGAGGCGGGCAACTTCCGCACCTATCGCAACAACGTGACCGCGGGCATGGCATATAAGCATTTCGATCTCTACTCGGCCTTTGCGCGCATCGACACCGACAACAACATCCCGAACAGCGAGTTCCACAATGCTACCTATGCCGGTAACTTCGGATGGACGCCGAACCGGGCCAACGATCTTCGCTTTACCGTACGCCATGTCATCGTCTCCGGTGGTCAGCCGAACGCCATTGCGCTCTACGGCATCCCCGACGACGGGCAGCAGAAGGAGCAGGATAACTATTACGGCGTGACCTGGAATAACCAGGCTACGGATAAGTGGCATAACATGGTTCGCTACGGAGGTCTGCGGCTGAACTCCGAATACAACGACTTTGGCGCGACCGGTATTTACGATCCCGAGATCGGGTACTGGCTCGGCGCGCCGGTCACAATCACCGGCGCCAACGGCTACTCTGTGCATGGACAGGCCATCTTTCAGTACAGCGATACCTATTCGCAGTACCTGTCGCCATCGAGCCGCGACTTTGTCTACGCGCAGAGCGATTACAGCGTGACGCCGCACTTCCTGGCGCTCGGCGCATTTAAGTACGAGCACGAGTATGGCGCGGCGGGATACACCGGCGAGACACCGAGCACGATCAGCCGCGATAACTACAGCTACACGCTGCAGCTCTCCGGCGATGTCCGCAACCGGCTCTTCTGGAACCTGGGCACAGGGCTTGAAGACAACGGCCTTTTCGGATTTGCGGCGACTCCGCGTGCGTCGCTTGCGTACTACCTCGTGCGTCCTTCGGACCGTAGTTTCTTCAACGGCACCAAGCTGCACGCGAGCTTCGGCAAGGGCATCAAGGAGCCGAGTGTCTATGACCAGACCAACTCACTTTACGGGTTGCTGGAGCCGCTCTCCGATGGCGCGCAGCTGATCTCGCAGTATCACGTAACGCCGCTTGGAGCGGAAGATTCGCGCACCTACGATGCTGGCGTGGATCAGCAGATCTTCAAAGGACGCGGGCTTCTGGGTGTCACGTACTTCCACAATGCATTTACGAATGGAGTGGAATACGTGCCGCAGGCCGGCCTCATCGAGCTGGGCATTCCGGCTGCCGATCTGCCGCCCTTCGAATACGGCGGAGCCTACATCAACTCGCTTGCGTATCGCGCGCAGGGCGCCGAGGTCGAGCTACAGTATCAGCTGGGTACGCATCTCTTCACTCGCGGCGGATATACCTACACCGATGCCGTGGTGCAGCATTCGTTCTCGAGCGATAACCTCTCGCCCAGTTACAACACTGCGTCGAGCTTCAGCAATGTCCCCATCGGCGCCGACTCTCCGCTGGTCGGCGCGCGGCCCTTTCGCATCGCTCCGCATACCGGCTACTTCGCGCTCAACTATACGCAGAAGAAATTCTATGCCACGCTGAGCGGCACGCTGGTCGGCCGCCGCGACGACAGCGACTTCCTCTATGATGCGAACTTCGGTACCAGCCTGCTGCTTCCGAATCGCAATCTGCTGGGCGCGTATCAGCGGCTGGAGCTCGGCGGCGGTTATCAGGTTTCGCATCGGGTGAATGTGTACACCAATATCCAGAACCTTTTGAGCGAGCATTATTTTGAGGCATTCGGTTATCCTGCGCTTCCGCTCACCTTCCGGTCGGGTGTTCAGTTCAACTTTGGAGGGTCTTCATGGAGCCTGAAGTAA
- the cobU gene encoding bifunctional adenosylcobinamide kinase/adenosylcobinamide-phosphate guanylyltransferase — MFTPAPSRVTLVLGGVRSGKSRYALELASHADRVTFLATAERRDDEEMRRKIERHRAERPGHWKTIEEPLRLAETIGSVQDCDLLVIDCLTLYAGKLLDTFSGDPDGLSKAVADLCAALKAAPCSVILVSNEVGSGVVPAFELGRRYRDLLGEINQRVAALADHVVLMVAGLPLTLKGMAASAP, encoded by the coding sequence ATGTTCACACCTGCACCTTCGCGCGTAACCCTCGTCCTGGGCGGGGTGCGCAGCGGCAAGAGCCGTTATGCGCTCGAACTCGCCTCGCATGCTGACCGTGTAACGTTTCTCGCCACCGCCGAGCGGCGGGATGACGAAGAGATGCGGCGCAAGATCGAACGCCATCGAGCCGAGCGGCCCGGGCACTGGAAGACAATCGAAGAGCCGCTGCGGCTGGCTGAGACGATTGGATCGGTGCAGGATTGTGATCTGCTGGTTATCGACTGCCTCACCTTATATGCGGGCAAGCTGCTCGACACCTTCAGCGGCGATCCCGACGGGCTGTCGAAGGCTGTTGCTGATCTTTGTGCTGCATTGAAGGCAGCGCCCTGCTCTGTGATCCTTGTATCGAATGAAGTGGGCAGCGGAGTAGTTCCGGCCTTCGAGCTGGGGCGGCGCTATCGCGATCTGCTGGGCGAGATCAACCAGCGTGTCGCGGCCCTCGCTGATCATGTGGTCCTCATGGTGGCGGGGCTGCCGCTCACATTGAAGGGTATGGCGGCTTCCGCGCCTTAG
- the cobT gene encoding nicotinate-nucleotide--dimethylbenzimidazole phosphoribosyltransferase, whose amino-acid sequence MEPEVSALLSGIERPSEEWRSRARQHLDTLTKPLGSLGRLEDMAAQIAAIRRERMSEPARKAVYVFAADHGVAESGVSAYPREVTVQMVHNFLSGGAAINVLARQHDVALHVVDVGVDTDFGEIPGLLHHKVKRGTRNMLHAPAMSREEALAALHTGYRLASEAAAAGCSIIATGEMGIGNTTAASAITCALTGATASRATGRGTGANPATYANKVRVVEAAVAKHFSAPAAVSSFEILRCLGGFEIAAMAGVVLAAAQHRMVMVLDGFISTAAAAVAVGMAPDALGYLIAGHCSEEPGHSILLEHLGLAPVLSLGMRLGEGTGAVLAMPVIESAIALYHRMATFTSAGISGATP is encoded by the coding sequence ATGGAGCCTGAAGTAAGCGCGCTTCTGTCCGGCATAGAACGGCCGAGTGAGGAGTGGCGCAGCAGGGCGCGTCAGCATCTCGACACGCTGACCAAGCCACTGGGAAGCCTGGGGCGTCTCGAAGATATGGCCGCGCAGATCGCAGCCATCCGCAGAGAACGCATGAGCGAGCCGGCTCGTAAGGCAGTCTACGTCTTTGCCGCCGATCATGGGGTGGCGGAGTCAGGCGTGAGCGCCTATCCACGCGAAGTCACGGTGCAGATGGTGCACAACTTTCTCTCCGGCGGCGCAGCCATCAACGTGCTTGCGCGGCAACATGATGTGGCGCTGCACGTAGTGGATGTAGGCGTGGATACGGACTTCGGTGAAATCCCCGGCCTGCTGCACCACAAGGTGAAGCGTGGCACGCGCAACATGCTGCATGCGCCGGCGATGAGCCGGGAAGAGGCGCTCGCCGCGCTGCACACGGGGTATCGCCTGGCGAGTGAGGCTGCGGCCGCTGGCTGTTCTATCATCGCGACCGGCGAGATGGGCATCGGCAACACGACAGCGGCCAGCGCTATCACCTGTGCGCTAACCGGCGCTACCGCCTCACGTGCGACAGGCCGCGGTACAGGCGCGAATCCGGCGACGTATGCGAATAAGGTGCGCGTGGTAGAGGCAGCGGTGGCGAAGCATTTCTCTGCGCCTGCAGCTGTCTCGTCTTTTGAAATCCTGCGCTGCCTGGGAGGCTTCGAAATCGCTGCCATGGCTGGCGTGGTGCTGGCTGCGGCGCAGCATCGCATGGTCATGGTGCTCGATGGCTTTATCTCGACCGCTGCTGCCGCGGTCGCTGTCGGCATGGCTCCCGATGCTCTCGGCTATCTCATCGCAGGCCACTGTTCGGAGGAGCCAGGACACAGCATCCTCCTCGAACATCTGGGCCTCGCTCCGGTGCTCTCACTGGGTATGCGTCTTGGCGAGGGAACGGGAGCGGTTCTTGCCATGCCGGTCATTGAGTCCGCGATTGCGCTCTACCATCGGATGG
- the typA gene encoding translational GTPase TypA, translated as MPVSTIRNIAIIAHVDHGKTTLVDAMLRQAGTFRANEAVADRVMDSNDLERERGITILAKNTAIFYKGHKINIVDTPGHADFGGEVERALKMVDGVMLLVDASEGPLPQTRYVLGKALEAGLPVIVTVNKIDRPDARPQEVLNEVYDLFIELDANEDQIEFPVLYTNGKLGLASTELGKIGTDLEPLFEQIITTIPTAKGDADGVLQVQVTNLDYSDYLGRLGIARVFNGTLKTGDEVYISKIDGKLEKTRITKLFSFSGLKRVDIEQTELGDIVAVAGVTGITIGETITSIDNPTPMPPIVIDEPTIAMQFSVNNSPMAGREGKYVTSRNLRERLDRELLTNVSIRVEDTGSPDAFKVLGRGELQLAILIEMMRREDFELMVGRPEIVTRTIDGKLMEPVEHVTIDVPDSFVGTVIERLGPRKGEMVKMHGHGRVRLEFRVPSRGLIGLRSELLTETRGTIVMNTIFDGYMPYQGEIPQRPTGALMSDRSGTTTSYALEGLEDRGVLFVPPGVEVYEGMIIGEHSRDNDLDVNVVREKKLTNMRASSSDEAVRLTPPRAMNLEQSIEFIAEDELVEVTPKSLRLRKKVLQANQRPKRHKQPQA; from the coding sequence ATCCCTGTGAGCACCATCCGCAATATCGCCATCATCGCCCACGTCGACCACGGCAAGACCACGCTGGTCGACGCCATGCTTCGCCAGGCCGGCACCTTCCGCGCCAATGAAGCCGTCGCCGATCGTGTCATGGACTCAAACGACCTCGAACGCGAGCGCGGCATCACCATTCTTGCCAAGAACACGGCCATCTTCTACAAGGGCCACAAGATCAACATCGTCGACACCCCGGGTCACGCCGACTTCGGCGGCGAGGTGGAGCGCGCTCTCAAGATGGTCGACGGCGTGATGCTGCTGGTCGATGCCTCGGAAGGCCCGCTGCCCCAGACCCGTTATGTGCTCGGCAAGGCGCTCGAAGCCGGCCTGCCGGTTATCGTCACGGTCAACAAGATCGACCGTCCCGATGCGCGCCCGCAGGAAGTGCTGAACGAGGTGTACGACCTGTTCATCGAGCTCGATGCGAACGAAGACCAGATTGAGTTCCCCGTCCTCTACACCAACGGCAAGCTGGGCCTGGCTTCGACCGAGCTGGGTAAGATCGGCACCGATCTTGAGCCGCTCTTCGAGCAGATCATCACCACCATCCCCACGGCCAAGGGCGACGCCGACGGCGTGCTCCAGGTCCAGGTGACCAACCTCGACTACTCGGATTACCTCGGCCGCCTGGGCATCGCGCGCGTCTTCAACGGCACTCTCAAGACCGGTGACGAAGTTTACATCTCGAAGATCGACGGCAAGCTCGAGAAGACCCGCATCACCAAGCTCTTCAGCTTCTCCGGCCTCAAGCGCGTGGACATCGAGCAGACCGAACTGGGCGACATCGTCGCCGTGGCCGGCGTCACCGGCATCACCATCGGCGAGACGATCACCTCGATCGACAACCCCACGCCGATGCCCCCCATCGTCATCGACGAGCCGACCATCGCCATGCAGTTCTCGGTCAACAACTCGCCTATGGCCGGCCGCGAAGGCAAGTACGTCACCTCGCGCAACCTGCGTGAGCGCCTGGACCGCGAGCTGCTGACCAACGTCTCGATTCGCGTGGAAGACACCGGCAGCCCGGATGCGTTCAAGGTGCTGGGTCGCGGTGAGCTGCAGCTGGCCATCCTGATCGAAATGATGCGCCGCGAAGACTTCGAGCTGATGGTCGGCCGTCCCGAGATCGTCACCCGCACCATCGACGGCAAGCTGATGGAGCCGGTCGAGCACGTGACCATCGACGTGCCGGACAGCTTTGTCGGCACCGTCATCGAGCGCCTTGGGCCCCGCAAGGGCGAAATGGTCAAGATGCACGGCCATGGCCGCGTCCGCCTGGAGTTCCGCGTTCCTTCGCGTGGCTTGATCGGCCTGCGCAGCGAACTGTTGACCGAGACCCGCGGCACCATCGTGATGAACACCATCTTCGACGGCTACATGCCCTACCAGGGCGAGATTCCGCAGCGGCCCACCGGCGCGCTGATGTCGGACCGCTCGGGCACGACCACCTCGTATGCGCTCGAAGGCCTCGAGGACCGCGGCGTGCTGTTTGTTCCGCCGGGCGTGGAAGTCTACGAGGGCATGATCATCGGCGAGCACTCGCGCGACAACGATCTCGATGTGAACGTGGTCCGCGAAAAGAAGCTGACGAACATGCGCGCCTCGTCGTCGGATGAAGCCGTCCGCCTGACGCCTCCCCGCGCCATGAATCTCGAGCAGTCGATCGAGTTCATCGCCGAGGACGAGCTGGTCGAGGTCACGCCGAAGTCGCTGCGCCTGCGCAAGAAGGTCCTGCAGGCCAATCAGCGCCCCAAGCGCCACAAGCAGCCCCAGGCATAA
- a CDS encoding carboxylesterase/lipase family protein, which yields MIRKALAAPCPLFFGLVALLFTLPVHAAPTVKTTAGAVFGVEDSSAQVVSFQGIPFAAPPIGDLRWRAPQPPAPWSGIRAADHPGASCMQTTADERLPWTHEFLVHNQVSEDCLYLNVWTPQLSSSANLPVVVYIHGGGFVEGSGAVQIYDGTNLASTGLVVVTINYRLGIFGFFAHPELAAESPHHAAGNYGLMDQIAALRWVQANIRSFGGDPDRVTIWGQSAGAFSVGALLVSPEARGLFTGAMADSGLSLGGLPIKDLAAAEADGTKFASDHHAASLHDLRAMSAEELLKAQQQGGRFSPNIDGWILPAAPPELARRRAGSDVPVITGYQANDGLLSMPPLHSVADYEALARQRYGSFAGEYLRLYPAASDAAMVKAAIEASRDRDRVSMYLWAVSRGQSVHSPVFTYYFDRGIPWPQHPEYGAFHSGEIPYFFRNLKLLDRSWQNIDHQVSDLASAYLKAFASSGTPDAKGLPTWSPVGKDLPRTMEIGERTGVMPLADKAKLDFWTRYFHSSESQHAPLF from the coding sequence ATGATCCGGAAGGCTCTCGCTGCTCCCTGCCCGCTGTTCTTCGGTCTCGTCGCTCTGCTCTTTACCCTGCCGGTTCATGCCGCACCCACCGTGAAGACTACCGCTGGCGCGGTTTTCGGGGTGGAAGACTCCTCGGCCCAGGTTGTCTCCTTCCAGGGCATTCCTTTTGCTGCGCCACCGATAGGCGATCTCCGCTGGCGCGCGCCGCAACCGCCTGCGCCATGGAGCGGCATCCGCGCTGCGGATCATCCCGGGGCGAGCTGCATGCAGACGACTGCCGACGAACGTCTGCCTTGGACGCACGAATTCCTGGTCCACAACCAGGTGAGCGAAGACTGCTTATACCTGAATGTCTGGACACCGCAGCTCTCGTCTTCTGCGAACTTGCCGGTTGTTGTCTATATCCACGGTGGCGGCTTCGTCGAAGGCTCGGGCGCAGTGCAGATCTACGACGGGACGAATCTTGCGAGCACCGGGCTGGTGGTGGTAACGATCAATTACCGTCTTGGGATTTTCGGCTTCTTCGCGCATCCCGAGCTGGCCGCCGAGTCGCCGCATCATGCTGCCGGCAACTATGGGCTGATGGATCAGATTGCCGCGCTGCGCTGGGTGCAGGCCAATATCCGCAGCTTTGGTGGCGATCCGGATCGTGTCACTATCTGGGGCCAGTCGGCCGGAGCCTTCAGTGTCGGTGCACTCCTGGTATCGCCCGAGGCCAGGGGGCTTTTCACCGGAGCCATGGCGGACAGCGGTCTCTCGCTCGGTGGCCTGCCGATCAAAGATCTGGCTGCCGCAGAGGCGGATGGCACGAAGTTCGCGTCGGACCACCATGCGGCGTCGTTGCACGATCTACGCGCTATGTCCGCAGAAGAGCTGCTGAAGGCCCAGCAGCAGGGCGGCCGCTTTTCCCCGAATATTGACGGTTGGATTCTGCCTGCTGCGCCTCCGGAGCTTGCCCGCCGCCGCGCCGGCAGCGATGTTCCCGTCATTACCGGATACCAGGCGAATGACGGCCTGCTTTCGATGCCGCCGCTGCACTCCGTCGCCGACTACGAGGCGCTGGCTCGCCAGCGCTACGGCAGCTTTGCCGGGGAGTACCTGCGTCTCTATCCAGCCGCTTCGGATGCGGCTATGGTGAAGGCAGCCATCGAGGCCTCGCGCGACCGCGATCGTGTCTCGATGTACCTGTGGGCCGTGAGCCGCGGCCAGAGCGTGCACAGCCCGGTTTTCACCTATTACTTCGACCGCGGTATCCCCTGGCCGCAGCATCCCGAATACGGAGCCTTCCATTCGGGCGAGATTCCTTACTTCTTTCGCAATCTCAAGCTGCTCGACCGTTCCTGGCAGAATATCGATCACCAGGTCAGCGATCTCGCCTCCGCGTATCTCAAGGCGTTTGCTTCGTCCGGAACTCCGGATGCGAAGGGTCTGCCCACATGGTCTCCGGTCGGCAAAGATCTGCCGCGGACGATGGAGATCGGCGAGCGCACCGGTGTGATGCCTCTTGCGGACAAGGCGAAGCTCGACTTCTGGACCCGCTACTTCCACTCTTCTGAAAGCCAGCATGCACCGCTTTTCTAA
- a CDS encoding TIGR00730 family Rossman fold protein, whose amino-acid sequence MDPKVPSPLEAAPLAYENPGFLNSADGRIIRILSEYSEPLARFRHERIQDTVVFFGSARFRALDEASRQLELLENTGSVARAPQEEQPASEPELTQGTATELSRRRAEAAVEMAHYYEDARRLAHLLTDWAGSLKFRRHRFVVTSGGGPGIMEAANRGAYEAGGKSIGLNIRLPFEQFPNPYITPELNFEFHYFFMRKYWFAYLAKALVVFPGGFGTLDEMFELLTLAQTGKLAKKITVIMYGSSYWKDVINLDVLVDKGAISPRDRELFTFADTPEAAFELLRDGLTRNHLEPEAARAAAEAEDEAAVSPEIAKTKG is encoded by the coding sequence ATGGACCCTAAAGTTCCCAGTCCGCTTGAAGCCGCACCTCTTGCATACGAAAACCCTGGTTTTTTAAACAGTGCGGACGGCCGCATCATCCGCATCCTCTCGGAATACTCCGAGCCGCTTGCGCGCTTCCGTCATGAGCGCATTCAGGACACGGTCGTGTTCTTCGGCTCGGCCCGCTTTCGCGCCCTCGATGAGGCCAGCCGCCAGCTCGAGCTGCTCGAAAACACCGGCTCCGTGGCCCGCGCGCCGCAGGAAGAGCAGCCGGCCTCCGAGCCGGAGCTGACGCAGGGTACCGCGACCGAGCTCAGCCGCCGCCGGGCCGAGGCCGCCGTCGAGATGGCTCACTACTATGAGGATGCGCGCCGCCTGGCGCATCTGCTCACCGATTGGGCCGGCAGCCTCAAATTCCGCCGCCATCGCTTCGTCGTTACCTCGGGCGGTGGGCCTGGCATCATGGAAGCCGCGAACCGCGGCGCCTACGAAGCCGGCGGCAAGAGCATCGGCCTCAACATCCGGCTGCCCTTCGAGCAGTTTCCGAACCCGTATATCACGCCCGAGCTCAACTTCGAGTTCCACTACTTCTTCATGCGCAAGTACTGGTTCGCCTATCTTGCGAAAGCGCTGGTGGTCTTCCCCGGAGGCTTCGGCACCCTCGACGAGATGTTCGAGCTGCTGACGCTGGCGCAGACCGGCAAGCTGGCCAAGAAGATCACCGTCATCATGTACGGGTCTTCGTACTGGAAGGACGTGATCAACCTCGACGTACTGGTGGACAAGGGAGCGATTTCGCCGCGCGACCGCGAGCTCTTTACCTTTGCCGATACGCCGGAGGCTGCGTTCGAGTTGCTCCGCGATGGTCTCACGCGGAACCATCTCGAGCCCGAAGCCGCGCGCGCCGCCGCCGAGGCGGAAGACGAAGCCGCTGTCTCGCCCGAGATCGCAAAGACCAAGGGCTAG
- the bglX gene encoding beta-glucosidase BglX translates to MQKKQYDAPILLLLLAFLGMARFAAAQAMSEQEAAAKAQQILSQLSTGEKIGQLSQLFYFGPKAPAELSPGMPIEDAVAKGDVGSLLFVTDPATINRLQHIAVEQSPHHIPLIFGFDVIHGFRTIFPVPLAMAASWDPAMVTRVQSIAAQEARSVGIDWAFAPMVDIARDPRWGRIVEGAGEDPYLGSAMAAAQVRGFQGDAIGESDHLLATAKHFAGYGAAEGGRDYEASYISDAQLWNIYLQPFHAAVKAGVGTLMSAYMDLNDVPASGNRWLLHDVLRDAWGFQGFVVSDADAVKSLAAHGFAKDEQDAAVRAVTAGVNMEMALGHDAYTKGLPEALKQGLVTERQVDEAVLPILEMKLRMGLFDHPYVDEARSERILADPEHRAAARLAAERSAVLLRNEGSLLPLKQSSLHRVAVIGPLADSKLDTLGSWSFQEKLPETVTVLEGLKNKLGPGADVLYEQGVQIRRKYPSMFDALFGVKPEPEWPASEAKQHLDNAVRAARESDIVVLVLGEAQNMSGERASRESLALPGEEEQLLEAVAAAGKPVVLVMLNGRPLDLRWASAHVPAILEAWYPGTQGGNAIADLLFGDAVPGGKLPITWPRDVGQVPQPYAHNTTQDPEDSGIRYWDEESTPLYPFGYGLSYTTFAFSNLKLDRSAVTPADTVNVSVDVTNTGAVAGDEVVQLYTHQRYGLASRPVRELKGFERVSLKPGETKTVHFALDRDQLAYWSAATHGWTFDPSIYDVWAGDDSRAALHAQFEVQK, encoded by the coding sequence ATGCAAAAGAAACAGTATGACGCACCTATTCTTCTCCTGCTCCTTGCCTTCCTCGGCATGGCACGCTTTGCTGCCGCGCAGGCGATGAGTGAGCAGGAGGCTGCCGCCAAGGCGCAGCAGATTCTGTCGCAGCTCTCCACCGGGGAGAAGATCGGTCAGCTCAGCCAGCTTTTCTATTTCGGCCCCAAGGCTCCGGCCGAGCTCTCACCCGGCATGCCGATTGAAGATGCCGTGGCCAAAGGCGATGTCGGCTCGCTGCTCTTCGTTACCGATCCTGCCACGATCAACCGCCTGCAGCACATCGCCGTCGAGCAGTCCCCGCATCATATTCCGCTTATCTTCGGCTTCGATGTCATCCACGGCTTCCGCACCATCTTTCCGGTGCCGCTGGCGATGGCTGCCTCGTGGGACCCGGCGATGGTCACACGTGTGCAATCGATCGCCGCCCAGGAGGCCCGTTCCGTGGGTATCGACTGGGCCTTTGCGCCAATGGTCGATATCGCCCGCGATCCTCGCTGGGGACGCATCGTCGAGGGTGCTGGGGAAGATCCATATCTCGGCTCGGCGATGGCTGCTGCGCAGGTGCGCGGTTTTCAGGGGGATGCGATCGGCGAGTCCGATCACCTGCTGGCCACCGCCAAGCATTTTGCCGGCTATGGTGCGGCCGAGGGAGGCCGTGATTACGAAGCCTCTTATATTTCGGATGCGCAGCTCTGGAACATCTATCTGCAGCCCTTTCACGCTGCGGTGAAGGCCGGTGTCGGGACCTTGATGAGCGCCTACATGGATCTCAACGATGTGCCCGCCTCCGGCAATCGCTGGCTGCTGCATGATGTGCTGCGCGATGCGTGGGGCTTTCAGGGTTTTGTGGTCAGCGATGCGGATGCGGTCAAGAGCCTGGCCGCGCATGGCTTCGCAAAGGACGAACAGGATGCCGCAGTGCGTGCCGTTACCGCGGGTGTGAACATGGAGATGGCCCTCGGCCATGATGCCTACACGAAGGGCCTGCCCGAAGCACTGAAGCAGGGGCTTGTCACCGAACGGCAGGTCGACGAGGCCGTGCTGCCTATCCTCGAGATGAAGCTGCGCATGGGCCTCTTCGATCATCCGTATGTGGATGAAGCCCGCTCGGAGCGCATTCTTGCCGACCCTGAGCATCGTGCCGCGGCGCGTCTCGCGGCCGAGCGCTCGGCGGTGCTGCTGCGCAACGAGGGTTCGCTCCTGCCGCTGAAGCAGAGCAGCCTGCACCGCGTGGCCGTGATCGGTCCGCTCGCCGACTCGAAGCTCGATACGCTCGGCTCGTGGTCTTTTCAGGAGAAGCTGCCCGAGACGGTTACGGTTCTGGAAGGATTGAAGAACAAGCTTGGTCCCGGAGCGGATGTTCTCTATGAGCAAGGCGTTCAGATCCGCCGCAAGTATCCTTCGATGTTCGATGCCCTCTTCGGTGTCAAGCCGGAGCCAGAATGGCCGGCCTCCGAGGCAAAGCAGCATCTCGATAACGCGGTCCGCGCGGCCCGCGAGTCGGACATCGTTGTCCTGGTGCTCGGTGAGGCGCAGAACATGAGCGGTGAGCGTGCTTCGCGCGAGTCGCTGGCGCTGCCTGGCGAGGAAGAGCAGTTGCTCGAAGCAGTCGCGGCTGCTGGTAAGCCCGTCGTTCTGGTGATGCTCAATGGCCGTCCGCTCGATCTGCGCTGGGCCTCCGCGCACGTGCCGGCGATTCTCGAGGCCTGGTATCCGGGCACGCAGGGCGGCAATGCCATTGCGGACCTGCTCTTCGGCGATGCCGTTCCGGGTGGCAAGCTGCCCATCACCTGGCCGCGCGATGTAGGGCAGGTGCCTCAGCCCTACGCTCACAACACCACGCAGGACCCCGAAGACAGCGGTATCCGCTACTGGGATGAGGAGAGCACGCCGCTCTATCCTTTCGGCTACGGCCTCAGCTACACGACGTTCGCCTTCTCCAACCTGAAGCTCGATCGCTCTGCCGTTACCCCGGCCGATACCGTAAATGTATCTGTCGATGTGACAAATACAGGCGCTGTGGCCGGGGACGAGGTGGTGCAGCTCTATACGCATCAGCGCTATGGGCTTGCTTCGCGTCCGGTGCGGGAGCTGAAGGGCTTCGAGCGTGTGAGCCTCAAACCCGGAGAGACGAAGACCGTCCACTTCGCCCTTGACCGCGATCAGCTCGCCTACTGGAGTGCGGCCACGCATGGCTGGACCTTCGATCCCTCGATCTACGATGTGTGGGCCGGAGACGACTCCCGGGCCGCTCTTCATGCGCAGTTCGAGGTGCAAAAGTAG